From Polynucleobacter sp. AP-Sving-400A-A2:
AATACTCTCGCTCCCACGAAGTAAATGACGGACTTTGGTGACTTTTCCATCGACAGTTACCGCCCCAGCCTCAACCCAGGATTTAAGGCGATTGCGGGAATAATCAGGCAAAGCGCCACCAAGAAACTTATCTAAACGCTCTCCACTGACCTCGGGAGGAACTTCTAGGGCTATGAAATCCTCATCATCGATATAATCAATGGGATTCGAATCGGGAGTATGCGGCAATGCCACGCTTAAAGAGCCTTTTAGTTATGTCGGACGTTATTACAGACGCCAGTTTAAGGCTTGCGACCACCCTTGGGTCATCTTCCAGAAAATCCTTTATTTCTCTCCTTGTTGGCGCTAGCGCTGCTTGTCTTGTCCTGAGTGGATGCGCAGGCAGTGATGGCCAAAAAGATGACACTGATATTTGGTCAGAAACAAAACTGTATTCCGAAGCCACCGAGAAAATGAAGGACGCGGACTATGCAAAGTGCGGTAAGTATTTTGAAAAGTTAGAAGGTCGCTTCCCATTTGGACCTTATTCTCAACAGGCACAAATTAATGCCGCCTTCTGCTATTGGAAAGCGCAAGAGCAAGCCCAGGCTCTAGTTGCTATCGATCGATTTATCAAGCTTCATCAAGGCAGTCCCAATTTAGATTACGGCTATTACCTCAAGGGCTTAATCAGCTTTAATGATGATTTGGGTTGGCTCGGTAAATTTACAGGGCAAGATTTGAGTGAGCGTGACCCGAAGGCGGCTAAAGAAGCTTTTGAATCTTTCAAGGTTGTTGTTGAGCGTTTTCCTGATAGTAAATATGCGCCCGATTCTTTAGATCGGATGCGTTATATCGTGAATTCATTAGCAGAGGCGGATGTCATTGTGGCTCGCTTCTACTATCAACGCGGCGCCTACTTAGCCTCTGCTAATCGAGCTCAGCTGGTTATACGAGATTATGATCGCGCACCAGCCGTTGAGGAGGCGCTCTACCTTCTGACAAAGTCTTATGAGAAGCTGGGCATGACTGATCTTAGTAACGATGCAGCCCGTGTCTTTAAGCTGAACTTCCCCGACAGTCAAATGCTGATCACTGGTCAACGTGTTCAAAAAGAACGTCGCTGGTGGCAGATCTGGAATAAGTAAGGGCTAATAAGAATCAATAACGCCAGCCATTTCACTCAGTAAGGACCGGCACCCTCTGCGCCAATGCGCAAATCAGTTCATAACCGATGGTGCCGCTCATTTGAGCTACATCATCTACTGGTACCTCGTTGCCCCATAGCTCCACCACAGTGCCTATCTTGGCATTGGGTGCCTCGCGCAGATCAATCGTCAGCATGTCCATAGAGACTCTTCCAACAATTGGGCAAATGACGCCATCGCCCTGAGCATCAGCAGCCCCAACCCAAACCGGTGTGCCATCTTCCGCATGACGTGGATATCCGTCGGCATAGCCACCAGCGATCACACCAATGCGCATATCTTCTGGAGCTTGATAGCGACCACCGTAACCCACATGATCACCTTTCTTGAGATTTTGAATATCGATGATTTCACTACGCAAACTCATCACTGCTTGAAATTCAGTGCGGACGATGTCGGCATGCACCCCAGTTGGCGAAACACCGTAAAGCAAAATACCCGGACGCACCCAATCCCCCAATGCGTTGCGATGCCAAAGGATCGCGGCTGAATTCGCTAAGGAAGATGGCGCCTCAAGTCCTTCGGTAGTTTTGTTAAAACACTCCATTTGCTCTCCGACCGTTGGCGAATGCTCAACCTGGTCCGCATTAGCAAAGTGAGTCATGTGGTGTAGATGGTATCCGGCAGCGTGCAAACGGTGAAAGGCAGTACGATAATCCTCCGGCCTAAAACCAAGGCGATTCATTCCAGAATTCAGTTTCAGGAAGACGTTTATTGGGCGACCTGAATGATTTTGGACGCTTTCTAGCCAAATAACCTGCTTCTCACTGTGAACCACTAAGTCACATTGAAGCTTAATTACTAGCTCTAGCTCTCGCCGACTAAAAAGACCCTCTAAAAGGAGGATGCGACCTCCCCAACTATGATCTCTTAGCCATTGAGCATCAGCAATATCGAGCAAGGCAAAGCCATCGGTAGATTCCAGCCCCTTAAAGGCGGCTTCTAGGCTGTGGCCATAGGCTTTTGCCTTCACAACTGACCAGATCTTCGATTCTGGGGCAAGCTCCCGAATACGGCCTAAATTATGTCGAAAGGCATCAGTGTGTATAGTTGCCACAATAGGCCTACTAATAAAACGGTTAGCCGACTGACTCATTTACACCCTCCTTTCATGTTTTAATTAATTAATGACTAGATTGTACGAATGAACCGTAGTTTTTACATCATTATGGCGGCGCAATTTTTTTCGTCGCTTGCTGATAACGCCTTGCTGATCGCAGCAATCGCCCTCTTGGTCCAGCTTAATGCTCCGGCCTGGATGACTCCTTTGCTCAAATTATTCTTTGTCCTCTCTTATGTATTGCTGGCAGCCTTTGTGGGGGCTTTTGCTGACTCCCGCCCCAAGGGTAATGTCATGTTCATTACCAATACGATTAAGTTTATCGGTTGCGTAGTCATGCTATTCGGAAGCCACCCCTTACTGGCCTATGCAATTGTGGGACTAGGAGCTGCTGCCTATTCACCTGCTAAGTACGGCATTCTCACAGAACTACTCCCCCCAGAAAAGCTGGTGGCAGCCAATGGCTGGATTGAGGGGCTTACGGTAGGCTCCATCATCATGGGCACCGTTCTTGGCGGAGTGTTGATTAGCAAGTCCGTATCTGAAAGTCTCCTGGGATTTGATATACCCGTCCTAGAAACTGGCATCGATACTGCGGCAGAGTCCGCCATCATGATCATCATGATGATTTATGTTCTGGCAGCACTCATTAATTTACGCATCCCCGATACTGGAGCCCGCTACGAGTCCCAAAAAACCAACCCAATCGAGTTGGTAAAAGATTTTGCTGTCTGCTTCAAGACCCTTTGGGATGATCGTCTTGGCCAGATCTCATTGGCAGTCACCACTCTATTTTGGGGTGCCGGTGCCACCTTACAATTTATTGTGATTAAGTGGGCTCAGGTTGCTCTTCATATGACCTTATCCCAAGGCGCTATTCTTCAAGCAATATCTGCATTTGGGGTTGCTGGAGGAGCTATGTATGCCGCCTGGCGCATCCCTCTCAGAAATTCACTGAAGGTACTCCCCTATGGCATTGCCATGGGTTTAGTCGTTTGTGTCATGGCTATCTACAACTCTGACATGCTGCCTAACATTACGGTCTTGACTGTTGGGCAGTTTGAGCTTTCACTCAAATTGATACCAGCATACTTCTTATTGATTTTGGTGGGCTGGTTGGCGGGCTATTTTGTAGTGCCCATGAATGCCCTACTGCAACATCGTGGGCACGTACTAATGTCAGCTGGCCACTCCATTGCAGTTCAAAACTTTAATGAAAATATTTCTGTTTTGATGATGCTACTAATCTACTCTGGATTGATTTGGTTGGATGTTCCAATTCAGGCAGTCATTATTGGCTTTGGCGTAGTAGTGAGTGTGATCATGTGGATGGTAATTAAACGTCATGCTGCCAATCAAGCTGAATATGACTCGATGCATTTAATTGGTGAACACAAGCACTAAGTCTAGGGCCTAGATATTTTGCAATACTGACTTAGCAAGCAGTAGATCTTGCCAAAATAGAGCCTTATCTTTCGGCCTTGAAAGTAATTGATTTAATTCAAAAGTAGCTATCAGCGGCAGATCCTCTGCACCATCAGCATTAATTGCTAAAACAGTTTCGCGAAGTTCTGGCAGTGCATCCCGCTCACCAGATAGTTTTTGAGCAGCAGCGCCACCAAAGGCTAAGGCAACTATGGGTGTTCCATCTTGCGGCAATAGGTCGGGATTGAATTTATCCGCGGGATTTTTCCAAGACCACTCTTTTGGAGTTAAACCGAGAACTCGAATGACATTCTGAAAAAGGACTTCGGCATCACCCTGAGGTTTATTACCAAAAAACCACCAGATTCCTAAAGAATGACGCTCTTGTGTTTCTGTAGCAGGCAATACAGGGGCAGACTGATCATTACTTACCTCGGCAGCAAGTATTGCTTGAGTGGGCTCTGGAGCAGCGTCGCGCAATGTCCACTCAGTGATGCCCATCTCTTTAAGAAAGGTGGAGTTGGTGCTCATATTCATACCTCAAGCTTAATCGATTTAGCCAAAACTAGCGCATCTTCACGCAAGCCATTGACAGCATCGACTGGGTAATAATTTTTTCGTAAACCAATCTGCTCATAGCCAAGACTTTGATAGAGGTGAAGGGCTGCCTCGTTGCTAGGACGAACCTCTAAAATAATGCGAGGCATGTTTTGCTGTGCAGCTACACCCTCAATTGCACTCATCATTTTTACGCCGATACCTAAGCGACGTAACTTAGGTGAGACAGTAATATTTAGGAGATGCAATTCGTCTACAGCGGGAAACAAGATGCAATAGGCCCAAAGAATATCTGGATCTAAATAACTCCCTTTTACCGCATCTGCTAATTGGGGTCTCACGCAATAAGCCCAATGACCCACAGCCAATGAGTCTGAGAAATTACCCTTAGTCCATGGGTGAATGTGTGAAACAGCTTCAATAGCCAAAACTGAATCTAAATCTGCCGCGGTCATAGGCAAAAATGAAAGCTCAGAAACGCCTTCAGTATTCGATTGCACAGAGTGAAGCTTATCAACCATGTTGTTGACTTCGCTCCGCAGAAGTCAAAGCTACCTTATTGCGAATGTATAGCGGCTCCAGCAAGTGAATATCTTGTTGCAGACCTTGACTCCACATGTTTTGCGCGCAAGCTAAAACGCCCAAGGCATTGACTCCGATAGTTGAATCGAGATGGGCGCTAGAAAATGGATTGGGAGCAGTAACAAAAAGGCGATCACCAAACTCAGCAATTGCACTTCCCGCTAGAAAATCAATCTGCGTGAGCTCAACTCCCTCTGGAGCAGTTAGGTGAATATCATCCTGACGTGCAAGTAATAGATTAGCTCCAACTCGATAGCGAGCCCAGTAAACCTCCCCCATGCGAGCATCAACAGCAATGACACAAGACTGCGCCCCAGATGCGATAAATGCAGGGGTTTGAGCCAGTTGACTGGCAATAGCATCCAAACTAGCGATGGGAAGCACTGGCAGGCGAGCAGCTGTTGCCAAACCCTGAACAGCAGCAACGCCAAGGCGAACACCTGTGAAAGCCCCAGGACCGATTCCTATGGCAATGGCATCCAAATCGGCAAGTTCGATCGAGGCTTCGGATAACAACTCTTGAACCCAAGGTAATAAAAGTTGACTAGCTCCAGCCGACACCTTTTGGTGGCGAACTATAGGGGGAGCATTAGCTAAAGATAAAGCCACCGAACACCATGCCGAGGAGGTATCGATGGCCAATATATGGGTCAATGGGAACTCTCTTGATCTTATAAACTCAAGCTTGCAATGATATCTGGTGGCGCCTGAACTAGTTCAATCAATACGCCCTCACCGCAAAGAGGAAACGCTTCATTTCCTTTGGGGTGAACAAAAGTAATGTCATAGCCAGCAGCGCCCTTACGTATCCCGCCAGGAGCAAAGCGAAGACCTTGGGAAGATAACCATTCAACAGCCTTTGGAAGGTCATCAACCCATAAGCCAATGTGATTCAGGGGTGTTTGATGAACAGCGGGCTTCTTTTCGATATCGAATGGCTGCATCAAATCCACTTCAATCTCATGAGCCCCCTTACCGATCGAGCAAATATCCTCATCTACGTTTTCACGTTCGGATACAAAAGTGCTTTTGTACTCAAAGCCTAATAAGTCAACCCAAAGCTTACGAAGACGATTCTTGTCTTCTCCGCCGATAGCAATCTGCTGAATCCCCAATATCTTGAATGGCTTAGTCATGATTGCCTTATTCAAAGCGAATGATCATTTGATCAACTGCCAAGCTTTCACCAACATTGGCACAGATTTCAGCAACGACACCATCTTGAGCAGCAACAAGCGTGTTCTCCATCTTCATTGCTTCAATGGCAGCTAATTTTTGACCGGCTGTAACAGTCTCGCCAACTTTGACAGAAACATTGCTCAACAGACCTGGCATAGGCGACATTACTAACTTAGAGGTATCTGGCGGGATCTTGACCAACATACGGCGCTGAAGCTCGGCACCGAGGGGGCTAAGCACCATACACTCAAAATGGGCGCCATCTAAAACAAGCGCGTATTTCACACCCTTACGCTCAACCTGCGCAGTAATTTTTTGCGTGTCATTGATGGTGGCGTGTAAACAAATTTCACCTGGACGCCATTTGCTAACGATGTTGTAAGAAGTAACATCACTTCCCTCTTCAATGTAGACAGAGTAAATGCCGTCTTTAAGCTCAACCCGGATAGGGATTTCTTTGATGTCTTCGCTTGAGCCTACCCTCGATCCAGTGACAACGACAAACCTCTTGGCAATGGTCATTTCATGACCAGCTAACTGGCCATCAATCATTTTGATGTGCTCAAGATAGCGATAGCGCATGAATGCCGCTAGGGCTGCTAAACGTTGAGGATCGGCTGGTTGTACAGAATCTTTTTTGAAACCATCTGGATACTCTTCAGCAATAAAGCCAGTTGTAAAGTCTCCCGATACAAATCGGGGGTGCTGCAATAAAGCGGCTTGAAAAGGAATATTTGAGTGGATACCACGAATAACAAAGTCATTTAGTGCTGAGCGCATCTTTTCTATTGCTTCAGTACGATCCTTGCCATGCACAATCAGTTTGGCAATCATAGAGTCGTAATACATCGGGATCTCGCCACCCTCATAGACGCCTGTATCGACACGCACGCCATCTTGCTCTGCTGGCGGACGGTATTTAACTAAGCGGCCAGTCGATGGCAAGAAGTTACGAAATGGATCATCTGCATTAATACGGCACTCCATCGACCAACCATCTAGCTTGATATCTTCCTGCTTAAATGCCAGCTTTTCACCAGCAGCCACACGAATCATCTGCTCAACTAAATCGAGACCAGTAATGCCTTCAGTCACTGGGTGCTCTACTTGCAGGCGGGTATTCATCTCGAGGAAGTAGAAGGACTTGTCTTTACCTACTACGAACTCTACGGTACCAGCAGATTGATAGTTAACAGCCTTTGCTAAAGCAACGGCTTGCTCACCCATAGCCTTACGTGTTGCAGGATCAATAAAAGGAGATGGAGCCTCTTCAATTACCTTTTGATGGCGGCGCTGAATCGAGCAATCACGCTCACCGAGATACACGATATTGCCGTGTGCATCACCCAGCACCTGAATCTCAATATGACGAGGGCCTTCAACAAATTTTTCAATGAAGACACGATCATCACCGAAGCTATTGAGGGCTTCAGTACGACAGGCTGTAAAGCCCTCAAAAGCCTCTTTGTCATTAAAGGCTACACGTAAACCTTTACCACCACCTCCTGCTGATGCCTTAATCATGACGGGATAGCCAATACCTTGGGCAATCTTGACAGCATCTTCCGCCTTTTCAATTGCTTCATTAAATCCAGGAATCGTATTAACCTTAGCTTCTAAGGCAAGTTTTTTGGAAGCAATCTTGTCGCCCATCGCTGCGATAGACTGATGTTTAGGGCCGATAAAAACAATGCCCTCTTCTTCGCAACGACGTGCAAATTGCTCATTTTCGGATAAGAAACCGTAGCCAGGATGAACTGCTTCGGCTCCAGTATCCTTGCAGGCTTGAATGATGCGATCCATTACGAGGTAGGATTCACGTGATGGTGCAGGCCCGATACAAACTGCTTCATCAGCCATCTGTACATGGCGCGCTTCCTTATCAGCTTCAGAGTAGACAGCAACCGTCTTAATACCCATCTTTTTGGCGGTTTTCATCACACGGCAAGCGATCTCGCCGCGGTTGGCAATCAAAATTTTCTTAAACATTTTTGTAGTCATGATTTTTCCGGCGCCTTAAAGGGGGATGTTGCCGTGTTTGCGCGGTGGATTTGTAAGCTCTTTATCCTTGAGCATTGCCAGAGAGCGTGAGATACGTTTACGTGTTTCGTGAGGCAAGATCACGTCATCTATATAGCCACGACGACCAGCCACAAAGGGATTGGCAAACTTGGCCTTGTACTCAGCTTCCCGTGCCGTAATTTTTGCAGGATCAGACTTTTCTTCGCGGAAAATGATTTCAACAGCCCCTTTGGGGCCCATGACTGCAATTTCAGCTGAGGGCCAAGCGAAGTTCACATCGCCACGCAAATGCTTAGAGGCCATCACATCATAGGCGCCACCGTAAGCCTTACGAGTAATTAGTGTGACCTTAGGAACGGTGCAGTCCGCATAAGCATAGAGTAACTTTGCGCCATGCTTGATGATGCCGCCATATTCTTGAGATGTGCCCGGCATAAATCCTGGGACATCAACTAAGGTGACCACTGGAATATTAAAAGCATCGCAAAAGCGAACGAAACGTGCCGCTTTGATAGATGCCTTGATATCCAAGCAGCCAGCTAACACTAGGGGCTGATTAGCGACGATACCAATTGAACGGCCTTCCATGCGTGCAAAACCAATCAAGATGTTTTTAGCGTAATCAGGCTGCAGCTCAAAGAACTCGCCATCATCAACAATTTTCCTGACCAATTCTTTCATATCGTAAGGCTGATTTGGATTGCTTGGCACTAATGTATCGAGCGAGAAGTCAGGCTCTTCAGTACGTTGCGCCCCATTGATCATGGGCGGCTTTTCACGATTCGATAATGGGAGATAGTTAAAGAAACGACGGAGCATCATGATGGCATCAACGTCATTATCAAAAGCGAGGTCGCAAACCCCTGAAATAGTTGAATGCGTTATTGCACCGCCGAGCTCTTCAGCAGTCACATCCTCATGCGTTACCGTCTTCACGACTTCTGGACCAGTCACAAACATGTAAGAGCTGTCCTTCACCATAAAGATGAAGTCTGTGAGTGCGGGCGAGTAAACAGCGCCACCCGCTGATGGGCCCATGATCAAAGAGATTTGTGGAATTACACCAGAAGCGGTGACATTACGCTGGAAAATTTCAGCATAACCTCCTAGAGAAGCAACACCCTCTTGAATACGCGCACCACCAGAATCATTCAAGCCAATCACAGGTGCACCTACCTTAAGCGCCTGATCCATGATCTTACAAATCTTCTCCGCATGAGCCTCTGAAAGTGAGCCTCCCAATACGGTAAAGTCCTGTGAAAATACAAAGACCAAGCGGCCATTAATCATGCCATAGCCAGTAACAACGCCATCACCAGGAACAGTCTGATCAGCCATACCAAAGTCATGGCAACGATGCTCAACAAACATATCCCACTCTTCAAAGGTGCCGGCATCTAGCAAGAGCTCAATACGCTCGCGCGCTGTTAACTTACCTTTGGAATGTTGAGCAGCTATACGTTTTTGTCCACCACCTAATCTGGCGAGCTCACGCTTTGCTTCTAGCTGTTGAATGATTTCCTTCATAACTACTCCTTAGAAAAATTCGTGACCCATTGCCTCGAGCAAACGTCTGGCAGCAACAGAAGCGGCCATCGTTCCTTGATTCACCTCGGCGCTCAGACTGGGCAAAAGTGCTTGTACTGCTGGATGGTTCTGAAAAGCATTCTTAAGGCCTGCATCAATCCGATCCCACATCCAAGCCCCTGCTTGTTGCTTACGGCGCGATGCTAATTGACCGTTCGCATTTTGTAGCTTCTGAAAATGCAGAATTTTTTCCCATAGCTCAGGAACGCCATTACCCTCTAGCGCACTCAAAGTCATAACAGTCGGATGCCAATACCCCAAGTCATGTGAGGCGTGATCAGGATTGCCTTGGAAGCCCAGCAGTCGCAAAGAGCTAGTGATAAATAATTGCGCACGTATGGCAGCATCAGGATCAATATCCACCTTATTAATCACGATCAGATCAGCAATTTCCATCACACCTTTTTTAATTGCCTGTAGATCATCGCCTGCATTAGGTAGTTGCAGTAAGAGGAACATATCGGTCATACCGGCAACGGCAATTTCACTTTGACCTACGCCTACAGTTTCGACAATCACAATGTCAAATCCTGCAGCTTCGGCAACTAGCATTGCCTCCCGAGTTTTTTCAGCTACGCCACCCAATGTGCAAGATGATGGGCTCGGACGAATAAAGGCGTTATCTAGAACAGATAACCTCTCCATACGCGTCTTATCACCCAAAATAGAACCACCCGATATGCTCGAGGATGGGTCAATAGCGAGAACCGCAACGCGATGGCCTTTTGCAATTAAATCTAAGCCTAGCGTTTCGATGAGAGTAGATTTACCAACGCCAGGTACACCTGAGATACCCAAACGAAATGACTTGCCTGTCTTTGGCAATAAAGTATTGAGAACCTCATCAGCACGCTGACGATGATCCATACGAGTGGATTCAAGCAAAGTAATGATCTTGGCCAATGCACGGCGCTGCGCCGCTGAGGGCGCACCGGTGAGGTCATTCACTAAGGCTTGGTCTACTGCATTGAGCATGCTGATTTTCTTCTTATCTAAAGTTAAGCAGGCTTTGCAGATTTGCGAATCTGCTCAAGTACATCCTTAGCAGATGCTGGAATCGGAGTGCCTGGGCCGTAAATGCCCTTAACTCCAGCCTCGTATAAGAACTCATAATCTTGCCTAGGAATGACTCCGCCCACGAAGACAATGATGTCGTCAGCACCCTGCTTTTTTAATTCAGCAATGATGGCGGGAACTAAAGTCTTATGACCCGCCGCCAAAGTGGAAACTCCTAAAGCATGGACATCATTCTCAATGGCTTGACGCGCGCACTCTTCAGGCGTTTGGAATAAGGGTCCAATATCTACGTCAAAACCTAAATCAGCAAAGGCGGTCGCAACCACTTTAGCGCCGCGATCATGACCATCCTGACCAAGCTTAGCAATCATCACACGCGGACGACGACCAAAGTCTTTTGCGAAATCGGCGATCTCGACTTTCAATTTATCCCAGCCTTCGGCTGAATCATAAGCAGCTGCATACACACCGGTCACCTTTTGAGTATCGGCGCGATGGCGCCCGTAAACTTTTTCCAATGCATCAGAAACTTCGCCAACCGTAGCGCGCAAACGGATCGCTTGCACAGCCAATTCCAATAGGTTGCCAGTGTTTTCTTCTGCGGCTTTAGTTAATGCTTCTAATGACGCTTCTACTTTCTTGGTGTCACGTTTTGCTTTGATATCTTTTAAGCGAGCAACTTGGCTTTCTCGAACCATATCGTTGTCAATCATCAGAACATCAACCAAGTCTTCTTTTCCAAGCTTGTATTTATTGACACCGACAATCACATCAGAGCCTGAATCGATCTTCGCTTGTTTCTCAGCAGCCGCAGCTTCAATCTTGAGCTTTGCCCAACCACTCTCAACAGCCTTAGTCATGCCGCCCATAGCATCGACTTCCTGAACAATCTCCCAAGCTTTATCAGCCATCTCTTGAGTCAGATTTTCCATCATGTAAGAGCCGGCCCATGGATCGATCACGCTAGTGATATGCGTCTCTTCTTGCAAAATTAATTGAGTGTTGCGGGCAATGCGGCTAGAGAACTCAGACGGCAAGGCAATCGCTTCATCAAATGAATTGGTATGCAATGATTGCGTACCACCAAATACAGCCGCCATGGCTTCGACTGTGGTGCGTACAACGTTGTTATACGGATCTTGCTCAGTTAGAGACCAGCCAGATGTTTGGCAGTGTGTTCGCAGCATCAAAGACTTTGGATTCTTTGGCTCGAAGGACTTCATGATCCGCCACCATAAAAGACGTGCAGCACGTAACTTGGCAACCTCTAAGTAAAAGTTCATACCAATCGCAAAGAAGAAAGAGAGTCGGCCAGCAAAGCCATCTACGTCTAAGCCTTTTGCCAAAGCAGTTTTGACATACTCTTTACCGTCAGCCAATGTAAATGCCAATTCGAGAACTTGGTTTGCGCCTGCCTCTTGCATGTGATAACCCGAAATCGAAATCGAGTTAAATTTTGGCATGTGTTTGGCGGTGTATTCAATGATGTCGCCGATGATGCGGATCGAAGGCTCTGGTGGGTAGATGTAGGTATTGCGCACCATAAACTCTTTCAGAATGTCATTCTGAATCGTGCCTGATAGCAACTCTTGCTTCACACCCTGCTCTTCACCAGCAACGATATAACCTGCCAAGACCGGCAGTACTGCTCCGTTCATCGTCATCGAAACGGATACCTTATCGAGCGGAATTCCATCGAATAAGATTTTCATATCTTCTACTGAGTCGATGGCTACACCCGCCTTACCAACGTCGCCAGTAACGCGCGGATGATCCGAGTCGTAACCACGATGAGTCGCTAAATCAAAAGCAACAGAAACACCCTGGCCCCCTGCATCTAGTGCTTTGCGATAAAACGCATTGGACTCTTCTGCAGTTGAGAAACCGGCGTACTGACGGATAGTCCAAGGACGCACTGAATACATAGTTGCCTGCGGTCCACGTACGAAAGGCTCAAAACCTGGCAAAGAATGTGTGTACTGAAGACCTTCGGTATCTTCGGCCGTATATAAAGCTTTTAGATGAATACCATCCGGCGTTTGCCAACCTAATTTATCAACATCACCATTGGGCGCTGACTTTTGGGCTGATTTTTTCCAGGCATCTAAATCGTAATCGGGCACATTTGGCCAAGTATTGGATGAACTCGATGCAGACTTTTTATCACTTGAACTCACAAAGTACTCCCAGTTGGCTTTTTACATCGTCATTAATTCTGTAAGGCTATTTTGCTTGACTTTTCTGAATTTGTCTAGATACTGTATACATAATTATGAATACAAAACTAATAAATAGACCTCTGTATGAAGATGTTGCTGAGCGACTGCGAGAGCAAATCTTCTCCCATGAATTAGCCCCAGGAAGTTGGCTAGATGAGCAGAGCCTAGCGGCTGCCTTTGGAATAAGCCGAACGCCCATGCGCGAGGCTATAAAGGTACTTGCTTCAGAAGGTCTGGTAATTAGCAAGATGAACAAAGGCTCTTATGTCACAGAGGTTGATAGGCGTGATTTAGAGCAAATCTTTACCGTTCTCTCTCTATTGGAGGGTCAAGCAGCCAAAGAAACAGCAATAAATGCTACTGAAGCCCAACTAACCCAATTAGATGATTTACATCACCGCCTAGAAAAGGCCGCTGCAGACAGAGATATAGGGCAGTTTTTTGAATTTAATGTCAAATTTCATGAATTAATCCAAGAAATTGCGGGAAATAAGTGGATGAATGGCGTCATTGATGACCTGCGTAAGGTACTCAAACTCCAAAGGCGCGATTCTTTAAGTAGAGGGGGCCGCCTTTTAAGTTCCCTGCTTGAGCATCGGGAAATTCTCCAGGCTATTCTCAAAAGAGATCCTGTAGCGGCAGAGATGGCTATGCGCAATCACCTCGCTAGAGGGCTTGAGGCTACGAAATAAAAGATCTGTTGCAAATACCATAAAGAACAAAGGCTTAGGTGATTAACCTAAGCCTTTTGGTGTGGATCTAGTTAATTAAGGAAATTACTTCTTAACAACAAAGTTTCCTGGCAATTTAGCGATATAGGCAGCCATGTCGAGAAGATCTGCATCGCTGTAAGGCTTGGCCTGAGAAGACATTACTGCATTGTTACGACCAAACTGCGGATTAGAGCCGCCAACTTGGTAAGCGCGCAAAGCGTAGTA
This genomic window contains:
- the meaB gene encoding methylmalonyl Co-A mutase-associated GTPase MeaB, with amino-acid sequence MLNAVDQALVNDLTGAPSAAQRRALAKIITLLESTRMDHRQRADEVLNTLLPKTGKSFRLGISGVPGVGKSTLIETLGLDLIAKGHRVAVLAIDPSSSISGGSILGDKTRMERLSVLDNAFIRPSPSSCTLGGVAEKTREAMLVAEAAGFDIVIVETVGVGQSEIAVAGMTDMFLLLQLPNAGDDLQAIKKGVMEIADLIVINKVDIDPDAAIRAQLFITSSLRLLGFQGNPDHASHDLGYWHPTVMTLSALEGNGVPELWEKILHFQKLQNANGQLASRRKQQAGAWMWDRIDAGLKNAFQNHPAVQALLPSLSAEVNQGTMAASVAARRLLEAMGHEFF
- a CDS encoding acyl-CoA carboxylase subunit beta, whose amino-acid sequence is MKEIIQQLEAKRELARLGGGQKRIAAQHSKGKLTARERIELLLDAGTFEEWDMFVEHRCHDFGMADQTVPGDGVVTGYGMINGRLVFVFSQDFTVLGGSLSEAHAEKICKIMDQALKVGAPVIGLNDSGGARIQEGVASLGGYAEIFQRNVTASGVIPQISLIMGPSAGGAVYSPALTDFIFMVKDSSYMFVTGPEVVKTVTHEDVTAEELGGAITHSTISGVCDLAFDNDVDAIMMLRRFFNYLPLSNREKPPMINGAQRTEEPDFSLDTLVPSNPNQPYDMKELVRKIVDDGEFFELQPDYAKNILIGFARMEGRSIGIVANQPLVLAGCLDIKASIKAARFVRFCDAFNIPVVTLVDVPGFMPGTSQEYGGIIKHGAKLLYAYADCTVPKVTLITRKAYGGAYDVMASKHLRGDVNFAWPSAEIAVMGPKGAVEIIFREEKSDPAKITAREAEYKAKFANPFVAGRRGYIDDVILPHETRKRISRSLAMLKDKELTNPPRKHGNIPL
- the accC gene encoding acetyl-CoA carboxylase biotin carboxylase subunit; the protein is MFKKILIANRGEIACRVMKTAKKMGIKTVAVYSEADKEARHVQMADEAVCIGPAPSRESYLVMDRIIQACKDTGAEAVHPGYGFLSENEQFARRCEEEGIVFIGPKHQSIAAMGDKIASKKLALEAKVNTIPGFNEAIEKAEDAVKIAQGIGYPVMIKASAGGGGKGLRVAFNDKEAFEGFTACRTEALNSFGDDRVFIEKFVEGPRHIEIQVLGDAHGNIVYLGERDCSIQRRHQKVIEEAPSPFIDPATRKAMGEQAVALAKAVNYQSAGTVEFVVGKDKSFYFLEMNTRLQVEHPVTEGITGLDLVEQMIRVAAGEKLAFKQEDIKLDGWSMECRINADDPFRNFLPSTGRLVKYRPPAEQDGVRVDTGVYEGGEIPMYYDSMIAKLIVHGKDRTEAIEKMRSALNDFVIRGIHSNIPFQAALLQHPRFVSGDFTTGFIAEEYPDGFKKDSVQPADPQRLAALAAFMRYRYLEHIKMIDGQLAGHEMTIAKRFVVVTGSRVGSSEDIKEIPIRVELKDGIYSVYIEEGSDVTSYNIVSKWRPGEICLHATINDTQKITAQVERKGVKYALVLDGAHFECMVLSPLGAELQRRMLVKIPPDTSKLVMSPMPGLLSNVSVKVGETVTAGQKLAAIEAMKMENTLVAAQDGVVAEICANVGESLAVDQMIIRFE